The Rana temporaria chromosome 4, aRanTem1.1, whole genome shotgun sequence genome contains a region encoding:
- the LOC120937712 gene encoding uncharacterized protein LOC120937712, producing MSSQQPQNAPRSPDRSRSPKIRHERRKKSRHRSKSPQASGSRATHRSHSSPARKSSHSATVAEQDGSRPRPDDGLCWACSAPSEPGKLLCAGCIKDMATDREAEAKRIKDYIQDAVAEGIQAASATKTPRSRPKVSSVNQPGRDDSPTRETLSPGSSDSEEPSEYLFDFQYIESFVTAIREAIDWDQDVQPPEKIKRFFPSRKRQGVTFPLLPEIREWFEEEWERPERRANVQNRFSRLYPFKTPEADLWDSPLGIDAALQRLARQVALPLQDSTTFRDPMDRRADTDLKKVYSAAGAACRPAIALTSVSRALKVWTTRTQAALKAETGSEALIQTMEDFDLAADFIAEASMDLTKLLAKIMAFAVTAKRALWLRHWGADSTSKLSLCNIPFNGKVLFGKTLEEAISRATGGKSGLMPQRPRKRQQATRPAQPEYKRAYDARAYRPGREYTRPYWKNPQNSFLRKVKSRAAQTAKKPEKSF from the exons ATGAGCTCACAACAGCCCCAGAATGCACCAAGATCTCCGGACAG GAGCAGAAGCCCTAAAATAAGACATGAACGGAGAAAGAAGTCCCGCCACCGCTCAAAATCTCCGCAGGCGTCTGGCTCTCGGGCAACGCATAGGTCCCATTCCAGCCCAGCACGCAAATCCAGTCACTCTGCGACTGTAGCAGAGCAAGATGGGTCAAGACCCCGCCCAGACGATGGTCTTTGTTGGGCATGTTCGGCTCCATCCGAACCTGGCAAGCTTCTTTGCGCCGGCTGCATTAAAGATATGGCTACAGACCGGGAAGCAGAGGCAAAAAGAATTAAAGACTATATCCAAGACGCAGTAGCAGAGGGTATTCAGGCAGCCTCAGCTACCAAAACACCTAGATCAAGGCCCAAAGTTAGTAGCGTCAATCAGCCAGGACGAGACGATTCACCTACTCGGGAGACGCTATCACCAGGCTCATCGGACTCTGAAGAGCCCTCAGAgtatttatttgattttcaatATATTGAATCATTTGTCACAGCCATAAGAGAGGCCATTGACTGGGATCAGGATGTTCAGCCgcctgaaaaaattaaaagattttttcCTAGCCGTAAGAGACAAGGGGTTACCTTCCCCCTCTTACCAGAAATCCGAGAATGGTTCGAGGAAGAATGGGAAAGGCCAGAAAGGAGGGCAAACGTTCAAAATCGTTTCTCAAGGTTGTACCCTTTTAAAACTCCAGAGGCAGACCTTTGGGACTCACCATTGGGCATAGATGCGGCCTTACAGCGCTTGGCCAGACAGGTCGCGCTGCCTTTGCAGGATTCCACGACCTTTAGAGATCCAATGGATAGACGTGCAGACACAGATCtgaaaaaggtatactcagccgCAGGTGCAGCGTGTCGCCCGGCCATTGCCCTAACTTCAGTCTCCAGGGCACTCAAGGTCTGGACCACGAGAACCCAAGCAGCCCTTAAAGCAGAGACAGGCTCAGAAGCACTCATACAAACAATGGAGGATTTCGATCTTGCTGCCGATTTCATAGCAGAAGCCTCTATGGACTTGACAAAGCTACTTGCAAAGATCATGGCTTTTGCAGTGACGGCAAAGAGGGCTCTTTGGTTGCGGCATTGGGGCGCAGACAGCACCTCCAAACTGAGTCTCTGCAATATTCCGTTTAACGGCAAGGTGCTGTTCGGAAAGACCCTAGAAGAAGCTATCAGTCGGGCTACAGGGGGAAAATCGGGTCTAATGCCACAGAGACCCAGGAAGAGACAGCAGGCCACTCGGCCAGCCCAGCCAGAGTACAAAAGGGCGTATGACGCCAGGGCATACAGGCCAGGACGGGAATATACAAGACCCTACTGGAAAAACCCACAAAATTCGTTTTTGCGGAAGGTAAAGTCTAGAGCGGCGCAGACCGCAAAGAAACCCGAGAAGTCTTTTTGA